The DNA segment aaattttttttgttttgcaaaatatacttttcataaattatattattgttaacatttatttttgcttttgataaATTAATCAATATTTTGAATGTTTCTCAGTTTCCATTTTTAACATAATAAATAGCTATAGATATAACTCATATAAACACAAAGCATTCGGAATCCTCAATCATGTATAAAGAGTGGaaaggaggggggcttccctggtggcgcagtggttgagagtccgcctgctgatgcaggggacgtgggttcgtgccccggtccaggaggatcccacatgccgcgttgtggctgggcccgtgagccatggctgctgagcctgcgcgtccggagcctgtgctccgcaacgggagaggccataacagtgagaggcccgcgtaccgcaaaaaaaaaaaaaaaaaaaaaaaaagagtggaaaggGGTCCTGAGACCAGAAAGTTTGAGCACCAAAGCCCTATACTGTTCTGCCTTAGGGGAGTGGCCAAGAAAAGCTGGTTTTGTGGCCATAGCAACAGCTTTGGAGTCTGATCCACCTCTGTTCGAGACCTGGAACGTAAAagtttatctttccttttctcctgtgAAACTGGATATAATACTGCCCACATCCTGGGGAGGCTGTGATAATTAACTGCGAGAGTGCAAGTGAAGGCTTAGTGCATGCTCAGCACTCAGCCACTGGCACCAAACCTGGAATTGCTCTTGTGTCACCCGCAGGTGATGGACTTTTACTGCCAGTCCTGCGAGACTGCCATGTGTCGGGAGTGCACGGAGGGGGAGCACGCGGAACACCCCACAGTCCCCCTCAAGGACGTGGTGGAACAGCACAAGGCCTCACTCCAGGTCCAGCTGGACGCTGTCAACAAAAGGTGTGCATACCTCTGCCTGGCTCCTGACTGGCCGCCTGGGGCCTCAGGGTCTCATGTCCCAGTGGGATAGAAGATGCATGTCACCTAAATAAATTGTCCTTTGATCCTAGGCCTGTAGTCATAAACTAGTGAGTGACGAGGGTCATCCCCTGCCCCTTGGTAAAATTCCAACCCCCTTTTGTTATGAGTGGTGGTTTTCCTTTTAGTACCTTAGTATgattaaatgaacaaaatatactCGAGGAAGATACACTCTCAGGAGATCTCTGAAATTTGTGCCTGAAACCAGGCTGTCTGAAGAGCCTTTCTTAGCTACTGTTCTTGACACACTTACAAGCCACTGTGCCGACTGTGACTGGCTCATCTCTGGTTGAGCCCAGCAAAATGGTCCTGAGCAGCAAGTGGTcaattttccttctccttccctgcttCCAGGCTCTGTATTTGGCatggaaatgaagaaacagagtagCTGTGTGATGCGTGAGAAAGAccaaagagaggaaataaacagcaaaatgaaaataaatctctttacCAAAAGTTGAAGTGAGAAAAGTGTGGCTGTTCTATACTAATTAAAAGAACTTGGAAACTTGCAAGAAATTCCCAGGAAACTCTGAGTTTGGATAAGTTTTTCATGTGATTGGGTAAAAAGATACAGCTATGTATTTAGACCAGTGGTCCTCAACCAAGGGTGATGATACCCcccaagggacatttggcaatgcctggagacaATTTGGTGTCACAACTGTGTGGGGGAGAGGGGTAGAGGAAAGGATGCTTTTAAACATCCTACAATTCACAGGACAGCCACctgcaacaaagaattatctggcccaaaatatCAATATGTCAAGTTAGAGAACGCCTgatttagttttttcttcttatttttttattgaagtgtagttgatttacaatgtgttaattgctgctgtacagcgaagtgattcagttatacatatatatatatatatatatatatacattcttttttaaaaaatccctttccattgtggtttatcacaggatattgaatatagttctctgtgctctacagtaggacattgttgtttatccattgtagAGAACAGCTGATTTAGAGTGTGAGAAAAAGCCATGGCGTTCTGAGAGCTTCGAGGCTTTGtaccatcaatttttaaaattaaataattgaagTAGGTTGAAATAGACGTGGACCCTCAAAATCTCATCTCTCAAAGGCAGTAATTATGTCATGTCTTATTCACTCTGTTCTTCAGTTATCActttttaaagatgatgaaagGCACAGAAGATGTTTCTTGACAAAATATAGCGtttggatagatttttttttttttttactatttccatGTGGATCTTATTATAATAACGACCTCTGATAACTGTCTTCCAGGCTCCCAGAAATAGATTCTGCTCTTCAGTTCATCTCAGAAATCATCCATCAGTTAACCGACCAAAAGGCCAGCATCGTGGATGACATCCATTCTACCTTTGATGAACTCCAGAAGACTTTAAATGTGCGCAAGAGTGTGCTGCTTATGGAGCTGGAGGTCAACTATGGTCTCAAACACAAAGTAAGACTCCACCCTTTCCTACAGACATCCTGTGAGAGGGGCACTATCCAGGGCCTCCCTGGCGCCAGCTTACTGTGTTCTACCAGCGGTAAAGGGGACTCAAATGGGTTAAGTGTCACTGTTGTTCAGTAAACAGTAGTTTTCATTTAGTGGCTTATCCagctatttcttccttcctgttttcAGCAAAACTATGATTCTGTGGCCTTAAGTACCACTTGATAACTTGACACAAGGCAAAGTTGAATATAAAGTAATGCTTTCAGGATTTAGGGTTAAACTGGATTGTTTTCCTTCCTTAATTATAATGTCTAATAGTCTCAATTGCTCTCTCACCCACACCAACCTGTTAGTCAACTTCAGAGTGAACCGTGACTTCAGCCTTTGTTTAACTCTGCACATCCCATCACAGAACCAGGGATGAAAGCTTCCGATATTCAGGTGTGGAGTTTTCGTTTGTCTGGTTTCTGTTCCTTTAGGTGGTGACAGGGAAGCTTTGGACATTAGACAAAGATActgaataatgaataaaatttcaGATGTCAGGCATAGCAATCTGGCTGCCAAGCTGTCGGTGACGTTTCTGCTTGCGCCTATCCAAGACACATGATCCCATAAAAATGTATGTGGGAGAGACAGgcgaggaggaagggaaagagaagggacTGGTAAGGCGATTTAGGATTCAGCGTGAGAACGGGGTTCCCTAGGTTAAACTGAACACCCCCTGCCGGGGGCCAAGAGCGCGGGCAGGTGCGGGCGCGGGCGCCCTGGGAAGAGCTCACCCGGCTTGGTTTCCCCGCAGGTACTCCAGTCGCAGCTGGATACTCTGCTTGAGGGGCAGGAGAGTATCAAGAGCTGCAGCAGCTTCACGGCGCAGGCCCTCAACCACGGCACGGAGACGGAGGTGCTGCTTGTGAAGAAGCAGATGAGCGAGAAGCTGAACGAACTGGCGGACCAGGATTTTCCGCTGCACCCGCGAGAAAACGACCAGCTGGACTTCATCGTGGAGACCGAGGGGCTCAAGAAGTCCATCCACAACCTCGGGACGATTTTAACCACCAACGCCGTCGCCTCCGAGACGGTGGCCACGGGCGAGGGGCTGCGGCAGACCATCATCGGGCAGCCCATGTCGGTTACCATAACAACCAAGGACAAAGACGGCGAGCTGTGCAAAACGGGCAACGCCTACATCACGGCCGAGCTGAGCACGCCCGACGGCAGCGTGGCGGACGGGGAGATCCTGGACAACAAGAACGGCACGTACGAGTTCCTGTACACGGTACAGAAAGAGGGCGACTTCACACTGTCCCTGCGGCTCTACGACCAGCACATCCGCGGCAGCCCGTTTAAGCTGAAGGTGATCCGGTCGGCGGACGTGTCCCCCACCACCGAGGGCGTGAAGAGGCGCGTGAAGTCCCCGGGGAGCGGCCATGTGAAGCAGAAGGCTGTGAAGAGACCCGCTAGCATGTACAGCACCGGGAAACGAAAAGAGAATCCCATCGAAGACGATCTCATCTTCCGAGTGGGTAAGGGGGAGGCGGCGCTGTACCTGTGGTTAAGGGGTGACTGGGAAAGTGTTGCAAATTGCAGCTTTGCAGGTCACAGCTAAGGCTGACGGTGCTGGGAGATACGCGTGTATTTTATTAGGTGAGCTCATGCAATCTCCTTATCCGgagattttatgatttattttcccctcctccctcatccctccttccttccttctcccttccctccaccccgcCTCTCTCCCGTTcttcccccctcttcctcctcctccttaacACACAAGTGCTGCATATTCATTATGGAAAATTAGAAActgaaaataagcaaaaagagAGTTAGAAAAATCACAGCACTCATAATCTAGACggtttttttttggtagcaggttttttttttttttactttttattttatattggagtataggtgattaacaatgctgtgttagtttcaagtgtacagcaaagttatacatatacgtgtatctattgtttttcaaatttttttcccatttaggttgttacctaatactgagtagagttccctgtgctattttaaatatagcactgtGTACATCATCTGGACATTTTAAAGGAACTGTTGGTAAC comes from the Kogia breviceps isolate mKogBre1 chromosome 6, mKogBre1 haplotype 1, whole genome shotgun sequence genome and includes:
- the TRIM2 gene encoding tripartite motif-containing protein 2 isoform X7, encoding MDVLQRTPGSNAEESSILETVSAVAAGKPLSCPNHDGNVMDFYCQSCETAMCRECTEGEHAEHPTVPLKDVVEQHKASLQVQLDAVNKRLPEIDSALQFISEIIHQLTDQKASIVDDIHSTFDELQKTLNVRKSVLLMELEVNYGLKHKVLQSQLDTLLEGQESIKSCSSFTAQALNHGTETEVLLVKKQMSEKLNELADQDFPLHPRENDQLDFIVETEGLKKSIHNLGTILTTNAVASETVATGEGLRQTIIGQPMSVTITTKDKDGELCKTGNAYITAELSTPDGSVADGEILDNKNGTYEFLYTVQKEGDFTLSLRLYDQHIRGSPFKLKVIRSADVSPTTEGVKRRVKSPGSGHVKQKAVKRPASMYSTGKRKENPIEDDLIFRVGTKGRNKGEFTNLQGVAASTNGKILIADSNNQCVQIFSNDGQFKSRFGIRGRSPGQLQRPTGVAVHPSGDIIIADYDNKWVSIFSSDGKFKTKIGSGKLMGPKGVSVDRNGHIIVVDNKACCVFIFQPNGKIVTRFGSRGNGDRQFAGTLDGPHFAAVNSNNEIIVTDFHNHSVKVFNQEGEFMLKFGSNGEGNGQFNAPTGVAVDSNGNIIVADWGNSRIQVFDGSGSFLSYINTSADPLYGPQGLALTSDGHVVVADSGNHCFKVYRYLQ
- the TRIM2 gene encoding tripartite motif-containing protein 2 isoform X8, coding for MDVLQRTPGSNAEESSILETVSAVAAGKPLSCPNHDGNVMDFYCQSCETAMCRECTEGEHAEHPTVPLKDVVEQHKASLQVQLDAVNKRLPEIDSALQFISEIIHQLTDQKASIVDDIHSTFDELQKTLNVRKSVLLMELEVNYGLKHKVLQSQLDTLLEGQESIKSCSSFTAQALNHGTETEVLLVKKQMSEKLNELADQDFPLHPRENDQLDFIVETEGLKKSIHNLGTILTTNAVASETVATGEGLRQTIIGQPMSVTITTKDKDGELCKTGNAYITAELSTPDGSVADGEILDNKNGTYEFLYTVQKEGDFTLSLRLYDQHIRGSPFKLKVIRSADVSPTTEGVKRRVKSPGSGHVKQKAVKRPASMYSTGKRKENPIEDDLIFRVGTKGRNKGEFTNLQGVAASTNGKILIADSNNQCVQIFSNDGQFKSRFGIRGRSPGQLQRPTGVAVHPSGDIIIADYDNKWVSIFSSDGKFKTKIGSGKLMGPKGVSVDRNGHIIVVDNKACCVFIFQPNGKIVTRFGSRGNGDRQFAGPHFAAVNSNNEIIVTDFHNHSVKVFNQEGEFMLKFGSNGEGNGQFNAPTGVAVDSNGNIIVADWGNSRIQVFDGSGSFLSYINTSADPLYGPQGLALTSDGHVVVADSGNHCFKVYRYLQ